The Cryptococcus gattii WM276 chromosome D, complete sequence region TCAAATACCCTCATGATGCAAAGAGCAAGATAACGACAGGGGATCAAGCAGATTCAAAAGGCACGCAAGGGACGCCGCAGCCCCGGCAACAGCAAGGGCAAACCCAAGGAAGGCTGCCACAATCGTTTTCTGCGGAATGTTTAAACACACGTGCTGGAACAAGTTCCCCATCGTCGGAACGAGGCCGGTCGACTCAGCATGTTCTTCCCCAAAGCGAGTCACAAATATTAGATACCCAGGTTTCGCCGAAACCGCAGGCTCAAACCCCTCATCCACCACTCCAATCACCTCGAGACGTCGGCCCGGTGCCAGTTACGAAACCAAATGATGGCCCCCCTCAGCGCCCACGtcgagaagatgatgacgaATATCGAGAGGCTATGTCACCTACGAAATTGCATTACTCAAGCCAAGCGTCAGATCAGGCAGAAAGCCCCGTGCAGTCATCTTTACCCTCCCGGGTCACTTCCCCTACGCACACCTCGCCGACGTCTCCCAGGAACCTTCCCAAGATGTTCTATTCGTCCGTGAACGGAGCCCGATCTCCTTCACCTCGTCTCCGAAGCGCCGATGGACCTTCATTGGAACGCGAACGTGCACCTCCGCCACCTGACGCGTTCTATTACGGCCGTCGATCACCCACTGCTAACGGATTCCGCCAATCTGCTTCTAGTAGGCCCAGTAGTTTAGGTCCCTCCAGCGATATTCTGAAGGAGCTTAGGGCAAAGGAGAATgaagtggaagagggaaaaagaagagaaacTACTCTCAAGCTAATCCTAAATCGAGCAGTAAAGCAAGGGTTCTTGCTGGGCGACGAGGAGCAAAAGCCGTTTGGAGGAGACAAAGAAGGACAAGCAGACGATAATAGACAGAATGATGGTTTAGTGGGGAGGTTGACCGATGCACTGGTGCGAttgaagaaagagaaggCCGAAATGCAGGTAAGTTTATGGGGGACGTTAACCATTGTCACAAGCTGATATAGTGACAGAATGACTTGGTCGCTCAGATTCGAAGTGCTTCTGCTAAATCCTTGGAAGCAGATTATCTCCGTCGAGGTGCTCTGCAAGAAACAGCCTTCTATCGCGCTAAGATCGCTGCCCTTGAGGCAAACTCACCCCTTGATCTCAAGAGGGTTGAAAAGGAACGCATCAATGAATTAGAGAAGCAGATCAACATTTTGGCCAATGAGAATGCCCAAATGAGTAAAGAGCTAGAATTagagaaagaagggcgaGAACAGGCGAATACTCTGCATTCCTCGGCAACTCAGCTCGAAGCAGAGACATTGAAGAGGGCAGAAGAGGCAGAAGAGGCCCATAGGGAGGCATTTGAAGAGTTAGAGCGGTTGCGCGGCCAGTTTTTGGCTTATGAGCAAGACGCTCGTGAGCATACGGAGCAATTGATCACCTTATCTTCGAAAGTTCAACAGCGCGAAGCTGAGCGAGACCAACTTCGGTCACAACTCGACGAGGCGATTGCTACGAGAGATCAGAATGTTCAACTTGTCGGCGAAGTTCAGGCGGCAATCACCTCTGCTGGACTTATGGCTTCTGAGATGGAGGCAATGTATGCAAACGAGAGCGGTAAAGTGCAGCAACTAGAGGAGGAGCTGGCCGAATGCAGAGCCGAGCTAGAATCTAGAACGAAGAATGCGGAGCTTGCTGCCGAGAGGCTCAAAGAGATTGAAAATGCGTATGCGAAATCTCGAGAAGAAGCAGACGCTTTGAGGGCGGTCACGACCTCTAGGCTCGGTGAAATTCTGGACTCCCACAAGGAGTTGCGAGCAGACGAGACCCGTGCTGCTAGGGGCCACCAAGAACAACTACAGGCTCTGAAAGAAGAGGGCAAAAGCCTCAGAAAGATGCTTCAAGAGGCCGGACAACGAGTCGATGCTGCCGAGTCTGGTGTGAATCAACATCGGACGAGAATGCGTGACATGGAAAGTAAGGTCCAAGCTCTTCGGGGCGAACTCCGAACTACTCAGACCAAGCTGCTAAGTGCCCAAGCGGAGGTTGCCCGGTACAAACAACTCCATTCAACAAGAGATGAGGAGttgaaagagaaagagatggCTATGACGGAGGTCGAAACGAGGTGCACCATGTTCCGTAATCTACTTGCGGACCATGGCATCGCCGTCGATGACTCTAACCTCGACAATATCAATGAGCCCTCTACTCGCGAACTAGAAGACAAGTTGCGGGAGCGGACTCGGGCCAACGAAGATGCCCAGCGTGAAATACAAGATCTACGGATTCGGTGTGAAGAGGCGGAGGTCAAAATCGAATCTCTCGGTAAATTGGTGGAGCGCATTAAAGACACTCGAAGTCCAACAAGCCCGAATATGCGATCACCAACTCCTACAGGCGGAGAGATAAATAGAGTTGGAGAActggagaagaagttggTAGACATGGAAAAAGAACATCGAGATAAGGTTGCTGGGCTTGAGACGGACTATCAAACGGCTGTAAGATATGTAAAGGGTACGGAAAAGATgctgaagaggatgaaggtAAGTTAGCTTATGGTCGTCGAAATCCGATGCTGATGGGTCATAGGACGAGTTAAACAGACAGAAAGCTACCAACACCGCCATCCAAACTGAGCTTGACCATGTCCGAGGACGCTCGTCTATCTCTGGTCGCTCTACACCCTCATCGTCCTCAGTCGGCGAGTCAGATATACAGCGCCGCTTTAACGTCCTCCAAAGCCAACATCAGAAGCTTCAGGAAGATTTTTCAGCCTCTCAAGATGTTCTCTCGGCTCGCAATCGTGAGGTAGACCTACTGAGAATGAGGCTCGATGAGGCTGAGAGGGACATGGAGTCCTTAAGGGATGATCTTGCGCAGGCGCAACACAGAATTCAAACACTGCTGGATGTAAGAGGGGGATCagacgatgaagatgatgggaGCTTAGAGGCAACAATGGCTTTTGACAAGGTAATACCGCTGAATTAGTCTCAACAAAAGATCTGCACTAACCGTAAGGTCTCAGTTCTCGCAGGAGCTGAAGCAGTGGGAAAGGAGTCGATCACCAGGAGAAGCTGCTTTTGAAAACAAGTCTTTAGAAGAAGGTGCGACTGTGCCCGGTCAATCAACCAGCTATCAGGCACTGGCTATGGCACAATCATCTAGAAGCCATAGCCGCAGTAGTTCCGAATATAGCGGCGACTGGGTACCATAATCACCGCGTTATTATGGACCGTAGATACATAAGGTGCGAAGTGTCATAGTTTTGTTTCTTTCAGTTTAAATGGTTACGATACGATACTACCGGCGATAAAAAATGGCTATATGACGATAATTGATGATTATGTTTGACGATGAATGCATGAAGATTCTTGCTCCTATTCCATCCTTCACGCATGCCATGGAATAACAGTaacaacagcaacagctCAAGAGGGACGGATATCCATAGTTACCTTAGTACATTATCCTGTCTTCTGTGccaaaaataaaaataaaaagTATGAATTAGACATTTTTGATATGTTTGCTCTATTGATATTGTTAGGGATCGGATGACATCCATCACAAGTACCCTCAGACGGAACGTTGATAACCTTTCGCAATTCGTAGCTCTTTCTTTGCTGGCTATAGTGATTCTTATGAGATGCATGGCTGCACGAATTCAAGTAACTCGCGGTCTGAAGTTTTCAGAACTTCAT contains the following coding sequences:
- a CDS encoding Hypothetical protein (Similar to SGTC gene model, INSD accession EAL21307.1; CNBD3610), which translates into the protein MTSNPQLKSNAQASYPVHSSQSPPLNQHLPGQVDTQSGHMSMGMPHPQVGYRTNPQSPTPSANGPGASGGYAGSSHPGMSPPPIHSSAPAPVQMPAHIQASAQPHQGQFQYQAPHSNHPQGQSQELGQGQLQSRHHPAPNPLSYPWQIRPLRLYPSGQNTPASPFPRYGLSVPCFPSHSGHMLLFGGLVNEKVRNDLWSIDIRDLSVMHVKTKGDAPPPRVGHASVIMDKIMVVWGGDTKVNVTDEQDEGLYILDLRSQEWTKIPISKGPIGRYGHAACMVENRFYVFGGQADGMFMNDMWMYDIKQLSETTAVHTWKQVSYTTPPPPRRTGHVLVAASSGKLYLFGGTDGNYHYNDTWCFDPSTGTWAELSCIGFIPLPREGHAAAIVDDTIYIFGGRDVKGKDLGDLAAFRLSNQRWFMFQNMGPSPAARSGHAMVSAHGKIFVIGGEANQVPLEPGERDDPQKIHVLDTSKIKYPHDAKSKITTGDQADSKGTQGTPQPRQQQGQTQGRLPQSFSAECLNTRAGTSSPSSERGRSTQHVLPQSESQILDTQVSPKPQAQTPHPPLQSPRDVGPVPVTKPNDGPPQRPRREDDDEYREAMSPTKLHYSSQASDQAESPVQSSLPSRVTSPTHTSPTSPRNLPKMFYSSVNGARSPSPRLRSADGPSLERERAPPPPDAFYYGRRSPTANGFRQSASSRPSSLGPSSDILKELRAKENEVEEGKRRETTLKLILNRAVKQGFLLGDEEQKPFGGDKEGQADDNRQNDGLVGRLTDALVRLKKEKAEMQNDLVAQIRSASAKSLEADYLRRGALQETAFYRAKIAALEANSPLDLKRVEKERINELEKQINILANENAQMSKELELEKEGREQANTLHSSATQLEAETLKRAEEAEEAHREAFEELERLRGQFLAYEQDAREHTEQLITLSSKVQQREAERDQLRSQLDEAIATRDQNVQLVGEVQAAITSAGLMASEMEAMYANESGKVQQLEEELAECRAELESRTKNAELAAERLKEIENAYAKSREEADALRAVTTSRLGEILDSHKELRADETRAARGHQEQLQALKEEGKSLRKMLQEAGQRVDAAESGVNQHRTRMRDMESKVQALRGELRTTQTKLLSAQAEVARYKQLHSTRDEELKEKEMAMTEVETRCTMFRNLLADHGIAVDDSNLDNINEPSTRELEDKLRERTRANEDAQREIQDLRIRCEEAEVKIESLGKLVERIKDTRSPTSPNMRSPTPTGGEINRVGELEKKLVDMEKEHRDKVAGLETDYQTAVRYVKGTEKMLKRMKDELNRQKATNTAIQTELDHVRGRSSISGRSTPSSSSVGESDIQRRFNVLQSQHQKLQEDFSASQDVLSARNREVDLLRMRLDEAERDMESLRDDLAQAQHRIQTLLDVRGGSDDEDDGSLEATMAFDKFSQELKQWERSRSPGEAAFENKSLEEGATVPGQSTSYQALAMAQSSRSHSRSSSEYSGDWVP